One genomic region from Diabrotica undecimpunctata isolate CICGRU chromosome 9, icDiaUnde3, whole genome shotgun sequence encodes:
- the LOC140451018 gene encoding matrix metalloproteinase-18-like, with protein sequence MLKGIDVLVFMLTFASVFCNDFSEKDAIAYLNQYEQIDNSTDFSTLIINFQEKYNLPVDGLLNNATIKLMRRPRCQHSDNEFIVASPWHKQHLRWYFPQRTPKAQKDAEMAFQTWQNVSTLTFTMVTNPTLEPPDITITMVRGTHHFRANCMGDAECPTRFVGGAALGHSYFPHPADTCTEIHLDITKPWHFGNDSIPEGRISFLMVLVHEIGHALGIGHSGTQSAVMYSMYQHKISGLHKDDINAIQYLYGPNNTYAPNPKFTTTSSTTTTRKQTTRSRYTTVHTPTTTSSTTSRPITSSTRPRPSKQPKNLCDIVPDFMFLATAPEFSNYRLYIARDKFIWKLDLNEMIIPSQPELLADYVPAELRQYTLQHIFQTTAGDLVTIVPPNKYFSASFPSIQYIDNFTLNIPKKAHINAIFQSNSGQSYTFYNNMSYIEFSNDFTSEVRRGWIKDIFPGIPEYISLALRWIDGHIYFFRQNTYYKFNEFTRKVVAAGQFNWNLFGVPCPNENILQQLKTLISKLVSVYN encoded by the coding sequence ATGTTGAAGGGAATAGACGTATTAGTTTTTATGCTAACGTTCGCAAGCGTGTTTTGCAATGATTTCTCGGAAAAAGACGCTATTGCCTATCTAAATCAATATGAACAGATCGATAATAGTACAGATTTCTCTACTTTGATAATTAACTTTCAAGAAAAGTATAATTTACCAGTGGATGGTTTGCTTAATAATGCAACAATCAAATTGATGCGTCGTCCGCGTTGTCAACACAGTGATAACGAATTTATAGTGGCTTCTCCATGGCACAAACAACACCTGCGATGGTATTTTCCTCAAAGAACGCCCAAGGCCCAAAAAGACGCAGAAATGGCATTTCAGACGTGGCAAAATGTTTCAACCTTAACATTCACAATGGTTACAAATCCTACGCTAGAGCCACCAGATATAACCATAACTATGGTTAGGGGAACTCATCATTTTAGAGCAAATTGTATGGGAGATGCCGAATGTCCTACTAGATTTGTTGGAGGTGCTGCTTTAGGACATTCATACTTTCCTCATCCCGCAGACACCTGTACAGAGATACATTTAGATATAACGAAGCCCTGGCATTTTGGAAACGACTCTATACCTGAAGGCCGTATAAGTTTTCTTATGGTACTGGTTCATGAAATTGGGCATGCTCTTGGAATCGGTCATAGTGGAACACAAAGTGCTGTCATGTATAGTATGTATCAGCATAAGATTAGTGGTCTACATAAGGATGATATAAACGCAATACAATATCTATATGGGCCTAACAATACCTATGCTCCAAACCCAAAGTTTACAACAACTAGCTCAACAACAACAACTCGTAAGCAAACGACCCGCTCAAGGTATACAACGGTACATACACCAACAACAACTAGTTCGACAACGTCAAGACCAATAACTAGTTCGACAAGACCAAGGCCTAGTAAGCAACCGAAAAATTTGTGTGATATTGTTCCAGATTTTATGTTTTTAGCCACTGCTCCAGAGTTTTCAAATTACCGATTATATATCGCCCGCGATAAATTTATATGGAAACTAGACTTGAACGAAATGATTATTCCATCTCAGCCTGAACTTCTTGCTGATTATGTTCCTGCAGAATTACGTCAATACACTTTACAACACATTTTTCAAACAACAGCCGGTGATTTGGTTACAATTGTGCCACCAAACAAATATTTCTCAGCATCCTTTCCTAGCATTCaatatattgataattttacACTTAATATACCCAAGAAGGCCCACATCAATGCTATTTTTCAATCAAATTCCGGGCAATCCTATACATTTTACAACAATATgtcatatatagaattttctaatgattttactAGCGAGGTAAGAAGAGGCTGGATAAAAGACATATTTCCGGGAATACCTGAATATATTTCTCTTGCACTTCGATGGATTGATGGCCATATTTACTTTTTCCGTCAAAATACTTActataaatttaatgaatttactaGAAAAGTTGTGGCCGCTGGACAATTTAACTGGAATCTATTTGGAGTGCCTTGCCCAAACGAAAATATCTTACAACAATTAAAAACTCTAATATCTAAACTTGTatctgtatataattaa
- the LOC140451019 gene encoding uncharacterized protein — MQDTGIHVPNLVIAQDFGGHKFVFKDNEEFCRWLISEKHRNYTAIAHNSKSYDSYFILKYCVENTIKPYTIYNGSKLMLLEVEALKLKIIDSSNFVAGPLSGFPKTFGPHELKKGYFPHFFNTPENTHYEGCLPDIAYYGPNTMKTKQRSDFKKWYDEHKNDHFVLQKELHTYCDSDVDILRRGCLEFRKEFLEIANIDPFQYLTIASVCMAIYRSKYLRTNTIGVVKQEIKETYSRASIKWLNQFSNVQHALNGGEVTICGAKVDGFSEESNTVYQYHGCFWHGHPECFKNDTVNHVNNETMSDLYERTIRRSKQIKEAGYNLVEMWECEWLKSKECKNAADPQLIEPLKPREAFFGGRTNAIKLNVTGKKLRYIDIVSLYPTVQYYDQYPVGHPTKIHAPEVYDPNWFGLVHCQILPPTDLYHPVLPVKTDKLMFPLCNQCVLEDCENCDHDDSERMLRGTWTTLEINKALEKGYKIIKIHEVWHFEQTSTDLFKGYVKDFMKIKLETSPHTYATNEEYARAVKEQMDIELDLSKIAPNPGKRAVAKICLNSLWGKFGQRMNMKQTEYVVDIKRWYEVLMNDKINLTNVTFINDNIAQVSYDYKDVFVEDPTSTNIFVALFTTSNARLRLYEMIDRLGEAVAYFDTDSIVYIDDGLNTVETGEMLGDWSDELPGDDYIVEWLSTGPKSYFYKTAKGKEVTKIKGFTLNYENSLVLNASAMNDIIHDPTKEIKLTYDQIGRDTETKDIVTRKRVSKTFKMAYKKRKIIQSDDSLIDTTPLGFQKL, encoded by the coding sequence ATGCAGGATACAGGCATTCATGTACCGAATCTTGTAATTGCGCAGGATTTCGGCGgacataaatttgtttttaaagacAATGAAGAGTTCTGTAGATGGTTAATTTCCGAGAAACATAGAAATTATACAGCGATAGCCCACAATAGTAAATCATAcgattcatatttcattttaaaatattgcgTGGAAAACACGATAAAGCCGTACACTATCTACAACGGGTCAAAACTTATGCTTTTGGAAGTCGAGGCTCTTAAACTGAAAATAATAGACAGCTCTAATTTTGTAGCCGGCCCCCTGTCCGGTTTTCCTAAAACTTTTGGTCCGCATGAATTAAAGAAAGGCTATTTTCCTCACTTTTTCAACACTCCTGAAAATACTCACTACGAAGGCTGCTTACCAGATATTGCGTATTATGGACCCAACacaatgaaaacaaaacaaagatCTGATTTTAAGAAATGGTACGATGAGCATAAAAATGACCACTTTGTGTTACAGAAAGAGCTCCATACCTATTGCGATTCAGATGTTGATATTTTACGACGTGGGTGTTTGGAATTTCGCAAGGAATTTTTAGAAATAGCAAACATAGACCCATTTCAATATCTGACTATTGCCAGTGTGTGTATGGCCATATATAGATCTAAATATCTTCGAACAAACACCATTGGCGTTGTAAAGCAGGAGATAAAGGAGACATATAGCAGGGCATCAATAAAATGGCTCAATCAATTTTCTAACGTCCAACATGCTCTTAATGGCGGAGAAGTGACAATTTGCGGTGCAAAAGTTGATGGTTTCTCGGAAGAGTCAAATACTGTGTACCAGTACCACGGTTGCTTCTGGCATGGCCACCCAGAATGCTTTAAGAACGACACAGTTAACCACGTCAACAATGAGACAATGAGTGACTTGTACGAGAGAACAATAAGACgatcaaaacaaataaaagaagcaGGGTACAACTTGGTAGAAATGTGGGAATGTGAGTGGTTAAAATCCAAAGAATGTAAAAACGCCGCAGATCCTCAACTTATTGAACCCTTAAAGCCTCGTGAAGCATTCTTTGGCGGTAGAACAAACGCCATAAAACTAAACGTGACTGGGAAAAAGCTCAGATACATAGATATTGTATCACTGTATCCAACCGTACAATATTACGATCAATATCCAGTTGGCCACCCTACAAAAATACATGCACCTGAAGTATACGATCCTAATTGGTTTGGTCTAGTACATTGCCAAATACTACCGCCTACTGATTTATACCATCCTGTATTACCTGTCAAAACTGACAAATTAATGTTTCCACTGTGTAATCAATGCGTCTTGGAAGATTGCGAAAATTGTGATCATGATGACTCGGAAAGAATGCTGAGGGGTACATGGACAACTCTAGAAATTAATAAGGCCTTAGAAAAAgggtataaaataataaaaattcacgAGGTGTGGCATTTTGAGCAAACATCGACAGATTTGTTCAAGGGATATGTCAAAGATTTTATGAAGATCAAATTAGAAACTAGTCCACATACGTATGCCACAAATGAAGAGTACGCTCGGGCTGTAAAAGAGCAGATGGACATAGAGCTCGATTTATCTAAAATAGCCCCAAATCCCGGTAAACGAGCAGTCGCTAAAATATGCCTAAATAGTCTATGGGGTAAATTTGGCCAAAGAATGAATATGAAACAGACAGAGTATGTTGTGGACATTAAAAGATGGTACGAAGTTTTGATGaacgataaaataaatttaacaaacgTCACATTTATTAATGATAATATAGCACAAGTCTCTTACGATTATAAAGACGTGTTTGTGGAAGACCCAACATCTACGAATATTTTTGTGGCATTATTTACGACCAGTAACGCTCGTCTAAGACTGTACGAGATGATTGATAGGCTAGGAGAAGCAGTTGCCTACTTCGACACAGACTCCATTGTTTACATTGATGATGGCCTAAACACTGTCGAAACAGGTGAAATGTTGGGCGATTGGAGTGATGAGTTGCCTGGAGATGACTACATAGTTGAATGGCTCAGTACAGGTCCTAAAAGTTATTTTTACAAAACAGCCAAGGGCAAAGAGGTGACTAAAATCAAAGGTTTCACTTTAAACTACGAAAACAGCCTAGTACTCAATGCCTCCGCCATGAATGACATCATACACGATccaaccaaagaaattaagctcACGTATGACCAGATCGGTAGGGATACAGAGACCAAAGATATTGTTACGAGAAAAAGGGTATCAAAGACTTTCAAGATGGCCTACAAGAAACGAAAAATAATACAAAGTGATGACTCATTAATTGACACAACACCTCTTGGctttcaaaaattataa